A DNA window from Sphingomonas profundi contains the following coding sequences:
- a CDS encoding biliverdin-producing heme oxygenase: MSLRTELRTATAGDHERLDATFATFDLADAAAYRAFLRAHARALAPIEQAIAGSGATAGWRPRAPLLADDLAALGTPPPPPLPLDRPDEAALWGMRYVVEGSRLGGALLARQVGAGLPAAYLGAQHAKGEWRGFLDALEAAGEAGGAAWRAEAIAGARRAFHLFAASVAEEKAPDERR; the protein is encoded by the coding sequence ATGAGCCTGCGCACCGAGCTCCGCACCGCCACCGCCGGGGATCATGAGCGGCTGGACGCGACGTTCGCCACCTTCGACCTCGCCGATGCCGCCGCCTACCGCGCGTTCCTGCGGGCGCACGCGCGCGCGCTGGCGCCGATCGAGCAGGCGATCGCCGGATCCGGCGCGACCGCCGGCTGGCGCCCGCGCGCGCCGCTGCTGGCCGACGACCTCGCCGCGCTCGGCACGCCGCCGCCGCCGCCGCTGCCGCTCGATCGCCCGGACGAGGCGGCCCTCTGGGGCATGCGCTACGTGGTGGAGGGATCGCGGCTGGGCGGGGCGCTGCTGGCGCGGCAGGTGGGCGCGGGCCTGCCCGCCGCCTATCTCGGCGCGCAGCACGCCAAGGGCGAGTGGCGCGGCTTCCTGGATGCGCTGGAGGCGGCCGGGGAAGCCGGCGGCGCGGCGTGGCGGGCGGAGGCGATCGCCGGCGCCCGGCGGGCCTTCCACCTGTTCGCCGCGAGCGTCGCGGAGGAGAAGGCGCCCGATGAGCGACGCTGA
- a CDS encoding NADP-dependent oxidoreductase yields MQNRRIVLASRPEGIPRPENFTIVEAPVPELGEGEVLLENQVFAIDPAVRGMLDDVKSYMPPVQIGGLIPTMVLGRVVKSRSPQFKEGDFGRGFIGWEEYSILNPGSVAFENVTVDPAIPLTAYMGALGWSGITAYVGLHRTGEMKAGDVVVVSAAAGAVGSVAGQVAKLRGCRVIGIVGSDEKAAHITGDLGMDAAVNYRSAPDLTAALQAACPEGIDLYFDNVGGRTLDTILPLMRPFGRIPVCGMIDNYNHQTEQYPIRNLWQVLVNRITMRGFLAYEAPDMLHEAETQLADWFRSGDLVATENVTVGLENTPDAFIRLMSGVTSGKTLVALNDRVTTLG; encoded by the coding sequence ATGCAGAATCGCCGCATCGTCCTCGCGTCCCGCCCGGAAGGCATTCCCCGGCCCGAGAACTTCACGATCGTCGAGGCGCCGGTGCCGGAACTTGGCGAGGGCGAGGTGCTGCTCGAGAACCAGGTCTTCGCGATCGATCCGGCGGTGCGCGGCATGCTGGACGACGTGAAGAGCTACATGCCGCCGGTCCAGATCGGCGGCCTGATCCCCACGATGGTGCTGGGCCGCGTCGTCAAGTCGCGCAGCCCGCAGTTCAAGGAAGGCGATTTCGGCCGCGGCTTCATCGGCTGGGAGGAATATTCGATCCTGAACCCCGGCAGCGTGGCGTTCGAGAATGTCACGGTCGATCCCGCCATCCCGCTCACCGCCTATATGGGCGCGCTCGGCTGGTCCGGCATCACCGCCTATGTCGGCCTGCACCGCACCGGCGAGATGAAGGCGGGCGACGTGGTGGTGGTGAGCGCGGCGGCCGGCGCCGTCGGCAGCGTGGCGGGGCAGGTGGCCAAGCTGCGCGGCTGCCGCGTGATCGGCATCGTCGGATCCGACGAGAAGGCGGCGCACATCACCGGCGACCTCGGCATGGATGCGGCGGTGAATTATCGCTCGGCTCCGGATCTGACGGCCGCGCTGCAGGCGGCGTGCCCGGAGGGGATCGACCTCTATTTCGACAATGTCGGCGGCCGGACGCTCGATACCATCCTGCCGCTGATGCGCCCGTTCGGCCGCATCCCGGTGTGCGGCATGATCGACAACTACAACCACCAGACGGAGCAGTATCCGATCCGCAACCTCTGGCAGGTGCTGGTCAACCGCATCACGATGCGTGGCTTCCTCGCCTATGAGGCGCCCGACATGCTGCACGAGGCCGAGACGCAGCTGGCCGACTGGTTCCGCTCCGGCGACCTGGTCGCGACGGAGAATGTGACGGTCGGGCTGGAGAATACGCCGGACGCGTTCATCCGCCTGATGTCCGGCGTCACCTCCGGCAAGACTCTGGTGGCGCTTAACGATCGGGTGACGACGCTCGGGTGA
- a CDS encoding MlaC/ttg2D family ABC transporter substrate-binding protein: MMRLSSHIRHAVLAALIGGASFSAPALVAPAAAAVNNQEPGPFVDTLADEGFAVLRTGNRAAARTQFRTLLSQYFSVDTIGDRLIRSWRAKITPAQYSAYKAAFPNFIIGTYADRLFDYAKADLKVVRTVPSGTSAAVMTQVTKPGSSPLNAVWTVDKVGGGYKVSNLTVAGVNLAVTQAADFDAYIRRNGFDKLVAFMKSRG; encoded by the coding sequence ATGATGCGCCTTTCCTCTCACATCCGCCACGCCGTCCTCGCCGCGCTGATCGGCGGGGCCTCGTTCAGCGCCCCGGCGCTGGTGGCGCCGGCCGCTGCCGCGGTGAACAACCAGGAGCCCGGACCCTTCGTAGACACGCTCGCCGACGAGGGCTTCGCGGTGCTGCGGACGGGCAATCGCGCCGCCGCGCGCACCCAGTTCCGCACGCTGCTGTCGCAATATTTCTCGGTCGACACGATCGGCGACCGGCTGATCCGCAGCTGGCGCGCCAAGATCACGCCGGCCCAGTATAGCGCCTACAAGGCCGCCTTCCCCAATTTCATCATCGGCACCTACGCCGATCGCCTGTTCGATTACGCCAAGGCGGATCTGAAGGTGGTGCGCACCGTGCCTTCCGGCACCAGCGCGGCGGTGATGACGCAGGTGACGAAGCCGGGATCTTCGCCGCTGAACGCGGTATGGACGGTCGACAAGGTGGGCGGCGGCTACAAGGTGAGCAATCTCACCGTGGCGGGCGTGAACCTGGCCGTCACCCAGGCGGCGGATTTCGACGCCTATATTCGCCGCAACGGCTTCGACAAGCTCGTCGCCTTCATGAAGTCGCGGGGCTGA
- a CDS encoding DUF3618 domain-containing protein has protein sequence MSGKPADIARAKAEAAAARIRIDETVARLKVRLSPRVRVRETWEDVREKGEEMGDTAVGFAIERPGTVAAVAGAGTLLLLRRPLWRLLRRLAFWRRPKWDAEPSNTPAATTRRRRGKGGERR, from the coding sequence ATGAGCGGCAAGCCCGCCGACATCGCCCGCGCCAAAGCGGAGGCCGCAGCAGCCCGTATTCGGATCGACGAGACGGTCGCAAGGCTCAAGGTGCGCCTCAGTCCGCGCGTCCGCGTCCGCGAAACGTGGGAGGACGTGCGCGAGAAAGGTGAGGAGATGGGCGATACCGCCGTCGGCTTCGCGATCGAGCGGCCGGGCACCGTCGCCGCCGTCGCGGGCGCTGGCACGCTGCTGCTGCTGCGCCGCCCGCTCTGGCGCCTGCTTCGCCGCCTCGCTTTCTGGCGCCGCCCCAAGTGGGACGCCGAACCATCGAACACACCAGCCGCGACCACCAGGCGCCGTCGCGGCAAAGGAGGAGAAAGACGATGA
- a CDS encoding DUF4170 domain-containing protein produces the protein MSKLHLVFGGRVSDPRGLDFTNLQGLDVVGFYDDYASAEKAWRGAAQRSVDDAEMKYVVVHLHRLLQPALD, from the coding sequence GTGAGCAAGCTGCACCTGGTCTTCGGTGGCCGCGTGAGCGATCCGCGCGGGCTGGACTTCACCAATCTCCAGGGTCTCGACGTCGTCGGCTTCTACGATGATTATGCGAGCGCCGAGAAGGCATGGCGCGGCGCCGCCCAGCGGTCGGTCGACGATGCCGAGATGAAATATGTCGTGGTGCACCTGCACCGCCTGCTTCAGCCCGCGCTGGACTGA
- the greA gene encoding transcription elongation factor GreA produces the protein MDKMPMLEEGHRMLTAQLAALKVERPQIIDAIEEARAHGDLSENAEYHAAKERQGQIEAMIADLEDRLSRAQIIDPTTLSGDKVVFGATVHMLDEDEKPVKYQIVGQTEADAKSGRISYNSPLGKALIGRRVDDEVEVTVPSGDRYYVVSKIEFI, from the coding sequence ATGGACAAGATGCCGATGCTGGAGGAGGGGCACAGGATGCTCACCGCGCAGCTCGCGGCTCTGAAGGTCGAGCGCCCGCAGATCATCGATGCCATCGAGGAAGCGCGCGCCCACGGCGATCTGTCGGAGAATGCGGAATATCACGCCGCCAAGGAGCGGCAGGGCCAGATCGAGGCGATGATCGCCGATCTGGAGGACCGGCTGAGCCGCGCCCAGATCATCGACCCGACGACGCTGTCCGGCGACAAGGTGGTGTTCGGCGCGACCGTGCACATGCTGGACGAGGACGAGAAGCCGGTGAAGTACCAGATCGTCGGCCAGACGGAGGCGGACGCGAAGTCCGGCCGCATCTCGTACAATTCACCGCTGGGCAAGGCGCTGATCGGCCGCCGGGTGGACGACGAGGTCGAGGTGACGGTGCCGTCCGGCGACCGCTACTATGTGGTTTCCAAGATAGAATTCATCTGA
- a CDS encoding NAD(+) synthase, which translates to MDAPARFHARQAQGFVRVAACTPIATAGDPAANTAATLALAHEGHAAGADLMVFPELNISSYAIDDLLLQDALLDAVEDGIAALVAASRDLAPVLLVGAPLRRLGRLYNTALVIARGRILGVVPKSFLPNYREYYEKRWFAPGAGITGLDIRVAGQSAPFGTDLVFAADDLADFCFHVEICEDYWAPLPPSTFGALAGALILCNLSASNIVVGKARERALLCASQSARAQAAYVYSAAGPGESTTDLAWDGQAMIYELGEPLAESRRFVDDPETILADIDVQRLRLERMRTPTFNDAAVAAGHPEQRFRRIGFTHAPAFADDGLKRAIRRFPFVPNDPARLDEDCYEAFNIQVEGIAKRFAATAGKTMVIGISGGLDSTHALIVAAKACDRLGLPRDRILGYTMPGFATGEATKANAWALMRALGITAAEIDIRPAARQMLADLGHPFAAGEPVYDITFENVQAGLRTDYLFRLANHNAGFVIGTGDLSELALGWCTYGVGDQMSHYAVNCGVPKTLIQYLIRWCIQSRQFDAGTDRILAAILATEISPELVPADASGAIQSTESKIGPYELHDFFLHYVVRHGLPPSKIAFLAWHAWRDAEAGSWPAGFPQDARRAYDLATIRTWLEAFLWRFFQTSQFKRSAIPNGPKVSAGGSLSPRGDWRAPSDGTARTWRDELAAALGG; encoded by the coding sequence ATGGACGCCCCCGCCCGCTTCCACGCCCGCCAGGCGCAGGGCTTCGTCCGGGTGGCCGCCTGCACGCCGATCGCCACCGCCGGCGATCCGGCGGCGAACACCGCGGCCACGCTGGCGCTGGCGCATGAGGGCCATGCCGCCGGCGCGGACCTGATGGTCTTTCCCGAGCTCAACATCTCCTCCTACGCGATCGACGACCTGCTGCTGCAGGACGCGCTGCTCGACGCGGTGGAGGACGGCATCGCCGCGCTGGTGGCGGCCAGCCGCGATCTGGCGCCGGTGCTGCTCGTCGGCGCGCCGCTGCGGCGGCTCGGGCGGCTCTACAACACCGCGCTCGTCATCGCGCGCGGGCGGATACTGGGCGTGGTGCCCAAGAGCTTCCTGCCCAACTACCGCGAATATTACGAGAAACGCTGGTTCGCCCCCGGCGCCGGCATCACCGGGCTGGACATTAGGGTCGCCGGCCAGTCGGCGCCGTTCGGCACCGATCTGGTCTTCGCCGCCGACGACCTCGCCGACTTCTGCTTCCACGTCGAGATTTGCGAGGATTACTGGGCGCCGCTGCCGCCCTCCACCTTCGGCGCGCTCGCCGGGGCGCTGATCCTGTGCAATCTCTCGGCCTCGAACATCGTCGTCGGCAAGGCGCGGGAGCGGGCGCTGCTCTGCGCCTCGCAGTCGGCGCGGGCGCAGGCGGCCTATGTCTACTCGGCCGCCGGGCCGGGCGAGAGCACCACCGACCTCGCCTGGGACGGGCAGGCGATGATCTACGAGCTCGGCGAACCCCTGGCCGAGTCCCGCCGCTTCGTCGACGATCCCGAGACGATCCTGGCGGACATCGACGTGCAGCGCCTGCGGCTGGAGCGGATGCGCACGCCCACCTTCAACGATGCCGCCGTGGCCGCCGGCCATCCCGAGCAGCGCTTCCGCCGCATCGGCTTCACCCACGCGCCCGCCTTCGCCGACGACGGGCTGAAGCGCGCGATCCGCCGCTTTCCCTTCGTGCCGAACGATCCCGCCCGGCTGGACGAGGATTGCTACGAGGCGTTCAACATCCAGGTGGAAGGCATCGCCAAGCGCTTCGCCGCCACCGCCGGCAAGACGATGGTGATAGGCATTTCGGGTGGACTCGATTCCACCCACGCGCTGATCGTCGCCGCCAAGGCGTGCGACCGGCTGGGCCTGCCGCGCGATCGCATCCTGGGCTACACGATGCCCGGCTTCGCCACCGGCGAGGCGACGAAGGCCAATGCCTGGGCGCTGATGCGCGCGCTGGGCATCACCGCCGCCGAGATCGACATCCGCCCCGCCGCGCGCCAGATGCTCGCCGATCTCGGCCACCCGTTCGCCGCCGGCGAGCCCGTGTATGACATCACCTTCGAGAATGTGCAGGCGGGCCTGCGCACCGATTACCTGTTCCGCCTGGCCAACCACAATGCCGGCTTCGTGATCGGCACCGGCGATCTCTCCGAACTCGCGCTCGGCTGGTGCACCTACGGCGTCGGCGACCAGATGAGCCACTATGCCGTCAATTGCGGCGTGCCGAAGACGCTGATCCAGTATCTGATCCGCTGGTGCATCCAATCCCGCCAGTTCGATGCCGGGACGGACCGCATCCTCGCCGCCATCCTCGCCACCGAGATCTCGCCGGAGCTGGTGCCGGCGGACGCGAGCGGCGCGATCCAGAGCACCGAGAGCAAGATCGGCCCATACGAGCTGCACGACTTCTTCCTGCACTACGTCGTGCGCCACGGCCTGCCACCCTCCAAGATTGCCTTCCTGGCGTGGCATGCGTGGCGGGATGCGGAGGCCGGCAGCTGGCCGGCCGGCTTCCCGCAGGATGCCCGCCGCGCCTATGATCTGGCGACCATCCGCACGTGGCTGGAGGCGTTCCTCTGGCGCTTCTTCCAGACCAGCCAGTTCAAGCGATCGGCCATCCCGAACGGGCCGAAAGTGTCCGCCGGCGGCAGCCTCTCCCCCCGAGGGGACTGGCGCGCCCCCTCCGACGGCACGGCGCGGACGTGGCGCGACGAGCTGGCCGCGGCGCTCGGCGGTTGA
- a CDS encoding rhomboid family intramembrane serine protease — protein MRLPPSRATIVLGALTAAAWLGVSLAGLDQAAAIAGGFIPERMNAGGQAIVATTYGAGVTGFVPAWLTPLTATLVHGGLMHIAFNLLMLGFCGRFVEVALAPRGLLLLYAIGAYAGAAAQYAVDPHGLVPMIGASGAISALLGAYALLFGERRGTLATHRFGKALHVLWLAAAWIGFQLLIGFATVQQGATIAIAAHIGGFLIGLLLARPLLRWRYRTA, from the coding sequence GTGCGCCTGCCGCCATCCCGCGCCACGATCGTACTCGGCGCGCTCACGGCGGCGGCATGGCTCGGCGTGAGCCTCGCCGGGCTTGATCAGGCCGCCGCCATCGCCGGCGGCTTCATTCCGGAGCGGATGAACGCCGGCGGGCAGGCCATCGTCGCGACCACTTACGGTGCGGGCGTCACCGGGTTCGTGCCGGCATGGCTGACGCCGCTCACCGCCACGCTGGTGCATGGCGGCCTCATGCACATCGCCTTCAACCTGCTGATGCTGGGCTTCTGCGGGCGCTTCGTGGAGGTTGCGCTTGCGCCGCGCGGGCTGCTGCTGCTCTACGCGATCGGCGCCTATGCAGGCGCAGCGGCGCAATATGCCGTCGATCCGCACGGGCTGGTGCCGATGATCGGTGCCAGCGGGGCGATCTCGGCGCTGCTCGGCGCCTATGCTCTGCTGTTCGGGGAGCGGCGCGGTACGCTGGCGACCCATCGCTTCGGCAAGGCGCTTCATGTGCTTTGGCTGGCCGCCGCGTGGATCGGCTTTCAGCTGCTTATCGGCTTTGCGACGGTGCAGCAGGGCGCGACCATCGCCATCGCCGCCCATATCGGCGGATTCCTCATCGGGCTGCTGCTTGCCCGCCCGCTGCTGCGCTGGCGTTATCGCACTGCCTGA
- a CDS encoding phage holin family protein has translation MREPRDTESVGTLIRRLVADGRAYATAEIDVYRQKALAWVPPVRTAAIMLVVALFLVQAALTTLIVFLGFWLALWIGPLGGGIAAVLIALAVAGILAKMAIGKLSTPPPGVRS, from the coding sequence ATGCGCGAACCGCGCGATACCGAATCCGTCGGCACGCTGATCAGGCGACTGGTCGCTGACGGCCGCGCCTACGCGACCGCAGAGATCGACGTCTATCGGCAAAAGGCACTCGCCTGGGTGCCGCCGGTGCGCACCGCGGCGATCATGCTGGTGGTCGCGCTATTCCTGGTGCAGGCGGCGCTTACCACCCTCATCGTCTTCCTCGGCTTCTGGCTGGCGCTCTGGATCGGGCCGCTGGGCGGTGGGATAGCGGCGGTTCTCATCGCGCTCGCCGTGGCGGGTATCCTTGCGAAGATGGCGATCGGCAAATTGTCCACGCCGCCGCCGGGGGTAAGGTCATGA
- a CDS encoding HWE histidine kinase domain-containing protein — MSDADIMGDFPADMPVDLTNCDREPIAIPGLIQPFGFLVAFTSDWMVSRASDNVGDFIGLSPAAMLGKPVSAIFADEAIHTIRNRMTMLRGADAIERMFGLELVGGRGRFDVAVHFAGDIVILEAEPACGDDVEASTLVRGMMARLTQADGLKAFLREGARQVRALTGFDRVMVYRFDRDGAGEVIAEAVRPGIDSFLGLNYPASDIPRQARALYVRNIFRIIADVEASPVPIVPTLDPRGRPLDLSLAVLRAVSPIHIEYLRNMGVQASLSISIVVDGALWGLFACHHYAPRLPGIGHRSAAELFGQMFSMMLESRERREVADYERRARAVADRLMAAVAQDAGVLTDAVWLGEMIADTIPSDGVGVFLDGRLSLSGLTPDRQQFEALVTALNQVAGSAVFATDHLASVLPEAAAYADRAAGLVAIPLSRSPRDYVVLFRSERLRSVRWAGNPEKPIEPGPNGMRLTPRKSFEEWSQLVKGKALPFTPAELRVAETLRTALLEVVLRLSDSASHDRRRAQEQQELLIAELNHRVRNILSLIRGLISQTRSTAVTAESFVQTLEDRIQALARAHDQITSDRWGPARLIDLIETEAGAFLGEKRERVRLSGPNVLIEAAAFTTMALVFHELLTNAAKYGALSDSGAVAIDWKVDRDGSLLIDWSEEGGPAVQAPTRRGFGSTIIERSIPFDLGGTAEIRYRLSGVEAHFCVPSRHVARVLATPGKRSAPPVPPIEAVQGALAGKDVLLVEDSMIIALDGEDALRALGARSVLTAATVARALEILEGAVSPGFALLDFNLGIETSLAVADALRARGTPFLFATGYGDQLDVPERLADVPVVRKPYGTDALARAIAPMATVAPAQPAA; from the coding sequence ATGAGCGACGCTGACATCATGGGCGATTTCCCCGCCGACATGCCCGTCGATCTCACCAACTGCGATCGCGAGCCGATCGCCATTCCCGGCCTGATCCAGCCCTTCGGCTTCCTGGTGGCGTTCACCTCCGACTGGATGGTCTCGCGCGCGTCGGACAATGTGGGCGACTTCATCGGCCTCTCGCCCGCCGCGATGCTGGGCAAGCCGGTGAGCGCGATCTTCGCCGACGAGGCGATCCACACGATCCGCAACCGCATGACGATGCTGCGCGGCGCCGACGCGATCGAGCGGATGTTCGGGCTGGAGCTGGTAGGCGGGCGCGGCCGGTTCGACGTGGCCGTCCACTTCGCCGGCGACATCGTGATCCTGGAGGCGGAGCCGGCCTGCGGCGACGATGTCGAGGCATCCACGCTCGTACGCGGCATGATGGCGCGGCTGACCCAGGCGGACGGGCTGAAGGCCTTCCTGCGCGAGGGCGCGCGGCAGGTGCGCGCGCTGACCGGCTTCGATCGGGTGATGGTCTACCGCTTCGATCGCGATGGCGCCGGCGAGGTGATCGCCGAGGCGGTGCGCCCCGGCATCGACAGCTTCCTGGGCCTCAACTATCCGGCATCGGACATACCCCGCCAGGCGCGCGCGCTGTACGTACGCAACATCTTCCGCATCATCGCCGATGTGGAGGCGTCGCCGGTGCCGATCGTGCCCACGCTCGATCCGCGCGGCCGGCCGCTCGATCTGTCGCTCGCGGTGCTGCGTGCCGTCTCGCCGATCCACATCGAATATCTCCGCAACATGGGCGTGCAGGCGTCGCTGTCGATCTCGATCGTGGTGGACGGCGCCCTGTGGGGCCTGTTCGCCTGCCACCATTACGCGCCGCGCCTGCCCGGCATCGGCCATCGCAGCGCCGCCGAGCTGTTCGGCCAGATGTTCTCGATGATGCTGGAGAGCCGCGAGCGCCGCGAGGTGGCCGATTACGAGCGGCGCGCTCGCGCCGTGGCGGATCGGCTGATGGCGGCGGTGGCGCAGGATGCCGGCGTGCTGACCGACGCCGTCTGGCTGGGCGAGATGATCGCCGACACGATCCCGAGCGACGGCGTCGGCGTGTTTCTCGACGGCCGCCTCTCGCTCTCCGGCCTGACGCCCGATCGCCAGCAGTTCGAGGCGCTGGTTACGGCGCTGAACCAGGTGGCGGGCAGCGCCGTGTTCGCCACCGATCACCTCGCCTCCGTGCTGCCCGAGGCGGCGGCCTATGCCGATCGCGCGGCCGGCCTGGTCGCGATCCCGCTGTCGCGCAGCCCGCGCGACTATGTGGTGCTGTTCCGCAGCGAGCGGCTGCGGTCGGTGCGCTGGGCCGGCAACCCCGAGAAGCCGATCGAGCCCGGCCCCAACGGCATGCGGCTGACCCCGCGCAAGAGCTTCGAGGAATGGTCGCAGCTGGTGAAGGGCAAGGCGCTGCCGTTCACCCCGGCCGAGCTGCGCGTCGCCGAGACGCTGCGCACGGCGCTGCTGGAGGTGGTGCTGCGCCTGTCCGACAGCGCCAGCCACGATCGCCGCCGCGCGCAGGAGCAGCAGGAGCTGCTGATCGCCGAGCTGAACCACCGCGTGCGCAACATCCTGTCGCTGATCCGCGGCCTGATCTCACAGACGCGCAGCACGGCGGTGACGGCGGAATCCTTCGTGCAGACGCTGGAGGATCGCATCCAGGCGCTGGCCCGCGCGCACGATCAGATCACCAGCGATCGCTGGGGCCCGGCGCGGCTGATCGACCTGATCGAGACGGAGGCCGGCGCCTTCCTGGGCGAGAAGCGGGAGCGGGTGCGCCTTTCCGGCCCCAACGTGCTGATCGAGGCGGCCGCCTTCACCACCATGGCGCTCGTCTTCCACGAATTGCTGACCAACGCCGCCAAATATGGCGCCCTCTCCGATAGCGGCGCGGTGGCGATCGACTGGAAGGTGGATCGCGATGGATCCCTGCTGATCGACTGGAGCGAGGAAGGCGGCCCGGCGGTGCAGGCGCCCACGCGGCGCGGCTTCGGATCGACGATCATCGAGCGGTCGATCCCGTTCGATCTCGGCGGCACGGCGGAGATTCGCTACCGGCTGAGCGGGGTGGAGGCACATTTCTGCGTGCCGTCGCGCCATGTCGCGCGGGTGCTCGCCACCCCCGGCAAGCGATCGGCGCCGCCGGTGCCGCCGATCGAGGCGGTGCAGGGCGCGCTGGCCGGCAAGGACGTGCTGCTGGTGGAGGACAGCATGATCATCGCGCTGGACGGCGAGGATGCGCTGCGGGCGCTCGGTGCGCGCAGCGTGCTGACCGCCGCCACGGTGGCGCGCGCGCTGGAGATACTGGAAGGCGCGGTGTCACCCGGCTTCGCCCTGCTCGACTTCAATCTCGGCATCGAGACGAGCCTTGCCGTCGCCGATGCGCTGCGCGCGCGGGGCACGCCCTTCCTGTTCGCCACCGGCTATGGCGACCAGCTCGACGTGCCGGAGCGGCTGGCGGACGTGCCCGTGGTGCGCAAGCCCTACGGCACGGACGCGCTGGCGCGGGCGATCGCGCCGATGGCGACGGTCGCCCCGGCCCAGCCCGCCGCCTGA